From Salmo salar chromosome ssa09, Ssal_v3.1, whole genome shotgun sequence:
GTCCTCACCCTTGCAGCTAAAAGTGAGGAGCGTAGGCCTATGTGCCCAGTAAGAATTGCTACCGAAGAGCAGGTTATGGTGAGTATTCCATACAATCCCAGAAAAACTCATGGCAGGttaagcaaaaacagatttttctgGATGTCTAATGCTATTGATTTGCTTTAATTTTAAAAACTAAATTAGATAAATATTACAATATTGCTCCAGTACATTGGTGGCCCCTTGATTACACTTGGATACTCTACCCATGCTCAAGGCATTTGTGTATCAGACTTGTGGAGAAGGATTTGTCTGCTCTCATATAGTTTGTGCGAAAGCTTTTCCCCTCGGCCAAGGAGTCTGGAAGCACAATGCTGTCACCAGAACAGAATGATAGACCTCTCTGTCAACACAATGGTGAGTATTTGTTGAATGGTAATGGTTCTACAGTAGTAAATATTGTAGAAGTTACTCTGCACAATAACACTGTGTAACAGATGCAAGTACTGATTATTTCTCTGGTATACCAACAGGACTGGATTCCCACTTGCCTGGTGTGATTGACATCTCCCCTGGCTTTCAAGACACGTTACCTGGTGACAGTGGCAGCCATTGGAAACAGACTTTACCAGATGCTATTGAGGACGGAGAAATCCGCAGCACAATGGCCGGTGTTCTAGATGGAGCTGAGGATGTCCTCTCCATATTCTTCAGCAACAGAAGTTTGGCTTTACAAAGGGTGAAGACCAAGGAGAGAATCAAAAGGAAGCAAAGTGGCGCAACTAAGGAACACGTACCTACTTCTACAATGGAACATGACAAAGTATCCAGTGAGAGAGCAGGAGAATACCAACACACCAGGGAAACCTCTGAGGCTCTTGAGTCCAGGACTGACATGAAGTCTGGGGATTTGGCGACTTCTCAGTGGACTCCAATAAATGTACCTGACATTTCAGACTATGATATGGATTCATTTCACCATGAGGGGTCTTCCTTTACTAAACACATAATTCCACAAGATGGCATAAGTGAAACATTCTGTGACTTCACTGGAAGCCAGCAGCCAGATCGTGGCTCCTCTAAGCAGACTGTCCAGGTGGAGTCAGCCCTTTCTAGAAGAACATTACCATGCACCAGCCAGCCAGAGGGATCTCAATTGACAGGGTCTGTAGTCGAAAGCTCTCTAGAACACACCTTTCCcaggaaaacaaggacatttgtttaCTGTGTCCAAAATCCACTTCTGTCAGTGCAAGATAAATATGTTACTCAGATGTTACCTGCATCACCTGGAACTGCTCCCAGGGGTAagattgtaatgttttttaatcTCATTCCAATTATAGTATTGATTTCTTTTATTCAATGAAATGATTTCACTGATATATATATTGATGCATGTGCTTTTATTCTCTTCCATCATGTTAGGTGAAAATCAGAACATAAAACAAAGTGAAACCATACCAAATGAAGCTGAGTTTAATAATCTTAACAAAATTGCCTTGGATGGGAAAAAGCCGCAAGTTCAGCAGAAAAGTGCAACTGAAGAAAATATTGTTTCACAAGCACCAACCAAAGACCCTGATCTTGATATGTCACAGCTTTGCAGGGTATTTGCGCAAGATTTTAGCCAAGTAGTTGACTACAGTCAACCATGCAGCAAAAGAGCAGATGCTATTAAAAATGGCTTCTCTGCATCAGCTTGTCTCTCAGCAATGAGACTAAGGAACAGAAAACTGTTGAATAGACTAGAATGGGGCCAGAAACCTGAACATCTTAACTCTGGCATCAGTGATGAAATGCATATTCCTGGTTCTCAGTTTAGCAACTCTGCAAACACGTCTAGAATGAAGAGTACAGTGTGTGATAGCAGCTTCCCCCCTTACACCCTTTCTGATGTCACACAAACAGAATCATCCAACGTTCACCCTAGCTCTGAAAAAAGTTATGGAAATCAATCATCTAGAGGGTTTATAACAGGTAACAACTGGATTATCTCTTTGCCTCCAGAAGCAATAAAGAAAGCAAAAGCATCATTAGAtgacttaattgaggaaaatatgaCTAATGTTGTTACTGCTGCCAGTGAAGTGAAACCTGTGTTGTCGTGTGTGACAGGAAGCCGACTGTCCACAGAAGTGAAGTTCATTAGTCCACTCAACGTTGCCAAAAGGTCAAAGCAAACCAGCGTAAAATTGAATGGTCAAGTTCAGGTTCAGACCCCTCAGAGCATCAATGTTTCGGTTTCCTCACACCCTGGGTCTGGTTTCAAAATGGCCTCCAATaagaagatacattttttttcagCAAATCTGGAGAAAGTCAAGGATCTGTTTGAGATTGAGGATGAAATACCTGCAGTCAATATTCCTGAGATAAGCCTTCCTGAGGAAGGTAATATGTCATGTGGATTGGAGCTTGTTGATGGATCTCATTTACCACCTCTACCCTATACACACCAGAGGTCTGTTGATAGCCAAGGTCCGTTGACAGCCTCACAGAGAGCTGATGTTTCAGAATTGTGCAGTCTCTTAGAAGCTGCAGACAGCCAATTGGAATTCACACAGTTTAAACCAGCAAAGCTGAACTTCTATGTTCCAGATGGTAGCCCCCCTCGTCAATCTGAGAAAGAATTGGATCCCGACTTTCTCACAGGCATAGATTTCGATGACAGTTTCAACTCTGATGTTGAGAAGCAATCTGTGAAGATGGCCACCACtgacaaaaatacaactatttctCATTGCAAGGAAATTTGCCAAGTAACAACCACCGAAATTAAATCTAGTGGGGCATCATCCAGCAATTCAACAGAGAAACCCAAAGAACATGTTATCCACAGAAGAGTACTTTACTTTCCCAGTTATAGCTCTGAAAACATAGCTGAGCGCTCCTTTGGTTTGTTGACAAAAACCACAAACGAGAACCATCTGCTCGATATGGATACGAACACCAGTGGAATGGAGTGTGAAAGCAAAAGTCTCCCCAAGTTGGGTGTGGGTTTTAAAACTGCTGGCGGAAATGCTATGATAGTTTCAGAGAAGTGTCTGAGCAATGCAAGGGCCTTGTTTGCAGATTTAGAGGAAAAAAACTGTGCACCCAAGTGTGCAGTAAAAAATACGGAACAAGTTGAAACCTCACCTGTTCAATATAGAGGCGAAGTTGATACAAATGTTGATTCGAATGTGACACATTTTCATGGCCCTGAAAAAAAAGTAGATCTGAAGGAACCACGTGATGAATACAGTGACAAGATTAAAGTGGACTTTATACATTCTCACAAACATGGGGATGGTGGTTTCCACACAGCCAGTGGTAAAGGAGTGACCATCTCGGCAAAGGCCCTTCAAAAAACAAATGCAGTTTTCAAAGACTGTGACGCTATGGAAAGGTCAGGTTGTGCAGCAGAAAAGCTGAGCAAAACAAGTGTATCAGAGACTGGCTGTAATAATTTTGAGAGAAACAATTGTGGCTTTAGCACTGCTCGAGGTAAGAGAGTTGATGTTTCTGCAACATGTCTACTGAAGGCAAGGACTCTCCTGAATGACTGTGATGAATTGGAAAAATCTAAGCCAGGGAAAATCCCTAGCTTGAATGCAAAGATACTAAGTCGGAATATTCAGCAGAAAAGTGACTGTGATTTTAAGAAACCCAGTTGTAAAGCAGCCTCCATATCAGCAAAGATCCCTTTTACAGCAAAAACTCCATTTGATGGTGGCACGTCACATGAATTTCTAGGGGCAAAGAGGAAAATGCTTGAACCAGAAAATTCTCAAACCCATGCTAAAGATCCTTTGAAAAATGGATCTGGGTTCAGCACTGCCAGTGGTAAGAGAGTGTCTGTGTCCAAAAGGGCGCTGTTGAAAGCACAGGCTCTTTTGAGTGAATGTAATGTAGATGGAGAGGAACTTTCTAAATCAAAGAAAAAGATCAGCGTAGATCTTCATACCATTCAAAATCCTACACAGAAGCACAGTGGATTTAAGACTGCTAGTGTCAAAGAAGTTACCGTATCACCTAAGGCCCATAAGCAAGCAAAGGCTGTTTTCAACAACTGTGATTCCAATATGGACAGCTTAATCAGTGCTGAAGCAAAGCACGGGAATATAGACGTAAAGTCTGCTGATGGTCTGATGAACAATCCAGGGGAAAGCTATTGTGCCTTCATCACAGCTGGTGGAAAGAATGTGCATGTATCTGAAAAAGGTATTTTGAAGGCGAAGAGCATTCTGAATGAAAACCTTGATAACTGCACAGACTCAAATGCCATTGAGGAGGCTTGGTTTTCAGATGGTAGATTTTCATTACTCACTGAAGATGGTACAGGTGTCAAAAAAGGAGCTAGGAACAAATCAAATTCTTCTGACCTCAACGGTGATGACAAGAGCTGTGATTTCAGCACTGCCAGTGGCAAGTCTGTGCATATGTCCGATGGAGCACTCCAGAAAGCAAAGTCTATTCTGAACGAATGTGATGTAATTGAAAATCCACAACCTGAGAATGGCCACAAAGTGCATCTGGAAAAGATTCCAACAAAGGAAACGCATGAAATCTCTCATGGTAGCACAGCCAGTGGGGAAGGGGTGTTTATTTCAGAAAAGGCTCTTCAACATGTGAAGTCTGTGTACGTTCTGGGTGAGACTGGTAATGTAAAATATTCAGTTGGCAGTAATCCAGTAGGAAGCCGTTTTGGTTTTAGCACAGCCAGTGGTGACGGACTGTCTGTTTCAGAGAAGGCACTTCAAGAAGCGTGTGATGATACCCTTGACAGTGATACTGACCCTCACAAAAGATCTGAAGAAAATAGGCCACTGAAGGTCCCTACTCCCCATATTAATGTTCAGCGTGTGCCGGTCAAAGCAGTTCGACTGGAGGACTGCGAAGTGATCCAGACCATTGTTGGAATGGCATGTCAGTCTTCATCTGTAGAATGTCAAGCGGAGTCTTCCTTGTTAAATTTTGAATCCCTTGGATTCAGTGGCTGCTCTGTGACCCAGAGGAGGTACTTTGCCCAGGAGGCCATGGATTGTACCAAGGCTCTTTTAGAGGACGAAGACTTGACCGATCATTGTCCTGGAACACCAATCCAAGCTATCCCCATGTCCTGCAAGGGGGGTTTTGAGATGAGAAGTGGAATTGGGAAAAGGTCGGCAGAGGATTTAGGGATGACAGgtaagatatacagtaccagtcaaaagtttggaaacaactactcattcaagggttagtttatttttacaattttctacattgtagaataatagtgacgacatcaaaactatgaaatacaacatatggaatcatgtagtaaccaaaaaaagtgttaattaaatcaaaatatattttagattcttcaaagtagggtTCGTTCCTTGTTAATCATTGGCTCATTTGTGAAATTAGCATTCagacaatatctttaattaaatcattcTAAAAcctttaatgcaattgcagacagaagttgacaacaggGACATAGCATGCATGTTTCCAagtaagttctgcaaaatagAAAGGGGCATGAGTTGTTGTTTTATTATTCCTACAGTCATATATCTCAGTGATGTCACTGCCTACGTCAttaccttctactcatgagaccaaaaCCATGCCTACACAGCTATATAAACAAGAGTTTTAGTGTTATCTAAAAGCTCAGCAATAAATGTCCACTCCCCAAGTTGATTTATAGTGGAATGTCAAACTAGTCTCTTCTCTTAAactcccctgcagagttctgtctcagtCACACATTGCTCAGACAGTTTCTTTTTAAGTGGCAGAGATTAGAAAAGACTGTGGATCAGTATTAAACCTTTATTAaacctttatatatatatatatatatatatatatatatatatatatatatatatatatatatatatatatatatatatataaaatctgtagtctaggaccctataaatgtaaggagggaggTGTCTCCcctgccttgacagctttgcacactcttggcattctcacaaccagcttcacctggaatgctttaccaacagtcttgaaagagttcccacatgcaaattgggtgattgtggagaccaggtcatctgatgcagtattccatcactctccttcttggtcaaatagcccttacacagcctggaggtgtgttgggtcattgtcctgttgaaaaacaaatgatagtcccactaagcgcaaaccagatgggatggtgtatcgctgcagaatgctgtggtagccatgcttaagtgttccttgaattctaaataaatcactgacagtgtcaccagcaaaacaccaccacctccatgcgaTCAtcggttcacctactctgcgtctcacaaagatacggtgattggaaccaaacatctcaaatttggactcatctgacagatttccactggtctaatgtctattgcttgtgtttcttggcccaagcaagtctctccttattattggtgtcctttagtagtggtttctttgcagcgattcaaccatgaaggcctgatccacgcagtctcctctgaacagttgatgtgtctgttacttaaactctgtagcatttatttgggctgcaatttctgaggctggtaactaatgaacttatcctgtgcagcagaggtaactctgggtcttccattcctgtggcggtcctaatGAGAGCCAGTGTCATCATAGCGGTTGatgggtttttgcgactgcacttgaagaaactttagactgaccttcatgtcttaaagtaatgatggactgtcgtttctgtttgcttatttgagctgttcttgacataatatggactctgTCTTTTACCAAGTATGGCTATTTTCTTTATACCACctctcagttgtgttgtgacaagctaTTGGCTCAAACGTGTTAAGAaaacaaattccacaaatgtacttttatcaaggcacacctgttaattgaaatgcattccatgtgactacctcgtgaagctgtttgagagaatgccaagagtgcaaagctgtcaaggcaaagggtggctaaaatatatttggatttgttcaacactttttttgtttactacatgattccatatttgttatttcatagttttgatgtcatcaaatattctacaatgtagaaaatagtaaaaataaacagtAAAAACCCTTGCAtgcgtaggtgtgtccaaacttttaactgggaCTGTATGTGTGTACACTGTATCTATCAGATctaaaataacaaaaatgtgATCAGATATTGTGATTGGGAGGAGCCTAGAGGAGTAATGTTAGACATAAGAACTTTTTACTTGCATATGAAAGTTACAGGGTTGTGTGTTTTACCAATCTAATTTCGTTATGAAGAAAATGATTTACAACATTGTCCTTTATGTGATATTATATTCAATAGACCAGCCTCCTCTGAAAAGAAGACTCTTGACCAAATTCGACAGAACTGTGGATTGTAGTAGACGGTCAAAACTCACTCCAGCTAAAAGCAGTTCAGATGGTAAGACAGTTGACCTTTTCTAAGTAAAGAATTATCAAGTAACACAATTCCCAGTACAATGAAAATGAACATTGACAAGATGGTTCATCAATGCATATTTGATTGTTTCAGGTATATTTAAAGACAGGAAAGTCTTCAAATATAATGTGGCTCTTCAACCTAATGTCACCAGGCCATATCGGTAGGTAATCCATTTAAAACAAAGGTATTTCTGAACTAGAGTACAGTacctgtgtgtatttgttgttTTCACATAGTTCAAACAACATATgtattttgaaattatttatcAAATAAAATGCATTCATTCGTTCACCTAGCAGGAAATCTGTGTGTCATAGATTCTCATCACCTATATTTGTCTTTCCAGCGCTAATCAGAGATGTGTAGACACAAGGCTGAATAAGACCGAGCCACAGAAGACAACGTCAGATCCAACCGCCGAAGACCGTAAACCAGTTAGCTCCAAGACAGCTGTATTTGTCCCCCCATTCCGGAAGAATGTCAAGCTTGAGCCACAGAGGAGCAGTGGTCTTCAGGACAAGACTAGAGCGCCTGCTGTGTTTGTTTCCCCGTTTCGAAAAAACAACCGCGTAACCAAGGAGGGTTCCTTTAAGCCTTCAGAAGATAATCATTCTCCCTTCATCTCTGAAATGCCTACCAAGACCACATCTGTTCCACTTCCTGAGTACAACCCCATCACTGACACTGGTAGTGATAACGCAAAGGAGTCCATTAAGGAACATGACCCACAAAATATTGACAGAACGGACGTAGGCAATGATGGTGGCCATTGCCTTCCTGTCACCCTAGGAGGAGAGGATGCCACTGCAGAGGAGTCTATTGCAGGTCAGCTAGCCCCTGACGCCACCGGTACCCTTCTAGATGTTGTTTATGGTACAAATATAATAATTTGTCTGACCTTTTTAACCAATGTCATCTTTGGGATATTGTAGACAATGTTATTAGTTTCAACATGGTGTGATAACACGTGAAAGAAATTATGCTGATAAATTCACTGGCTTGGGACTAAATGTGTGTACTGAATCAGAACATGCATTTATCCGAAAGTAATTAACAAGAAGGCATTTGAATCGGGACTGATAAATTGTAACTGATGTGCACTTCTCAGGAGTCGACTTAATGTgaaaaagttgtgtgtgtgtgtagatgcagAGTGCTTGCAGCTGGCCCGAGACATGCAGGACATGAGGATCAGGAAGAAGAAGCGGCAGACCATTAGACCTCTCCCTGGTAGCCTGTACCTGGCCAAGACATCTGGGGTGGCCAGGCTGACCCTCAGGGAG
This genomic window contains:
- the brca2 gene encoding breast cancer type 2 susceptibility protein isoform X1, whose product is MFDAFKDQIWEELGPLNPNWFEELTAKASSWDWGDTEKENPITAISCGQDGSFKTPLGKCPLDGDMFSTPKIFRQRRPQSPETLTEDALFFPDQGTSATVKMDTSPCLFGKSIDRETPSKSYRKRLHGDIFGLLDTPKHSTIFLFPQAHSAKRISESLGAQLDPDMSWTSSLNTPVMSPTIILTKSEERRPMCPVRIATEEQVMFVRKLFPSAKESGSTMLSPEQNDRPLCQHNGLDSHLPGVIDISPGFQDTLPGDSGSHWKQTLPDAIEDGEIRSTMAGVLDGAEDVLSIFFSNRSLALQRVKTKERIKRKQSGATKEHVPTSTMEHDKVSSERAGEYQHTRETSEALESRTDMKSGDLATSQWTPINVPDISDYDMDSFHHEGSSFTKHIIPQDGISETFCDFTGSQQPDRGSSKQTVQVESALSRRTLPCTSQPEGSQLTGSVVESSLEHTFPRKTRTFVYCVQNPLLSVQDKYVTQMLPASPGTAPRGENQNIKQSETIPNEAEFNNLNKIALDGKKPQVQQKSATEENIVSQAPTKDPDLDMSQLCRVFAQDFSQVVDYSQPCSKRADAIKNGFSASACLSAMRLRNRKLLNRLEWGQKPEHLNSGISDEMHIPGSQFSNSANTSRMKSTVCDSSFPPYTLSDVTQTESSNVHPSSEKSYGNQSSRGFITGNNWIISLPPEAIKKAKASLDDLIEENMTNVVTAASEVKPVLSCVTGSRLSTEVKFISPLNVAKRSKQTSVKLNGQVQVQTPQSINVSVSSHPGSGFKMASNKKIHFFSANLEKVKDLFEIEDEIPAVNIPEISLPEEGNMSCGLELVDGSHLPPLPYTHQRSVDSQGPLTASQRADVSELCSLLEAADSQLEFTQFKPAKLNFYVPDGSPPRQSEKELDPDFLTGIDFDDSFNSDVEKQSVKMATTDKNTTISHCKEICQVTTTEIKSSGASSSNSTEKPKEHVIHRRVLYFPSYSSENIAERSFGLLTKTTNENHLLDMDTNTSGMECESKSLPKLGVGFKTAGGNAMIVSEKCLSNARALFADLEEKNCAPKCAVKNTEQVETSPVQYRGEVDTNVDSNVTHFHGPEKKVDLKEPRDEYSDKIKVDFIHSHKHGDGGFHTASGKGVTISAKALQKTNAVFKDCDAMERSGCAAEKLSKTSVSETGCNNFERNNCGFSTARGKRVDVSATCLLKARTLLNDCDELEKSKPGKIPSLNAKILSRNIQQKSDCDFKKPSCKAASISAKIPFTAKTPFDGGTSHEFLGAKRKMLEPENSQTHAKDPLKNGSGFSTASGKRVSVSKRALLKAQALLSECNVDGEELSKSKKKISVDLHTIQNPTQKHSGFKTASVKEVTVSPKAHKQAKAVFNNCDSNMDSLISAEAKHGNIDVKSADGLMNNPGESYCAFITAGGKNVHVSEKGILKAKSILNENLDNCTDSNAIEEAWFSDGRFSLLTEDGTGVKKGARNKSNSSDLNGDDKSCDFSTASGKSVHMSDGALQKAKSILNECDVIENPQPENGHKVHLEKIPTKETHEISHGSTASGEGVFISEKALQHVKSVYVLGETGNVKYSVGSNPVGSRFGFSTASGDGLSVSEKALQEACDDTLDSDTDPHKRSEENRPLKVPTPHINVQRVPVKAVRLEDCEVIQTIVGMACQSSSVECQAESSLLNFESLGFSGCSVTQRRYFAQEAMDCTKALLEDEDLTDHCPGTPIQAIPMSCKGGFEMRSGIGKRSAEDLGMTDQPPLKRRLLTKFDRTVDCSRRSKLTPAKSSSDGIFKDRKVFKYNVALQPNVTRPYRANQRCVDTRLNKTEPQKTTSDPTAEDRKPVSSKTAVFVPPFRKNVKLEPQRSSGLQDKTRAPAVFVSPFRKNNRVTKEGSFKPSEDNHSPFISEMPTKTTSVPLPEYNPITDTGSDNAKESIKEHDPQNIDRTDVGNDGGHCLPVTLGGEDATAEESIAGQLAPDATGTLLDVVYDAECLQLARDMQDMRIRKKKRQTIRPLPGSLYLAKTSGVARLTLREAVGGWHPVQHTHKQLYGYGVHRHVSDISSESAEAFRFVCRHFFRREAFVEGRIQLADGGWLIPRNDGTAGKHEFHRALCDSPGVDPKLISEDWVFNHYRWVVWKRACMERAFPALMGSLCLTPEQVLLQLKYRYDLEVDNSKRSALRKIMERDDTAVKTLVLCVCGVVTKGHNPTRQSWSETKNKTPPESAAGSKAKSSLVGLIWLTDGWYAIKAQLDVPLTAMLHRGRLAIGGKVLVHGAELVGSQYACSPLEAPDSLMLKIGANGTRAARWYTRLGFYSNPSPFLLPLSSLYSNGGPVGCVDIVVLRSYPTQWMEKKSDGGFVFRAGRAEEREARRHGDSKHRAMEILFAKIQAQFEKEEDVCGKPRGRRRTLLGRDIETLLDGEELYDAVENDPVYLEGRLSEQQQEALNSYRRCVGERRQAALQERFRQALESTQEGGSCHNRDVTPIWKLSVADSRAKPGSNAVYLLNIWRPSMDLQSLLKEGCRYRAYQLSTSEGKKRAGNTSIQLTATKKTQFQNLQASAGWLSERFQAREAVGFRVLLNRDLKPLCGEVDLVGYVIAITDRQGHSPVVYLVDGWLDFVKVRCCSSLVQQGLEEVVKPLALVALSNLQLRAHPSSPIHSAIPGLYAGDLVSFSTNPKEPHLQEAAAQLRTLVQGQEHFFRTAEERLCNLVQGSVQCLPPPPWTPGWKADAKPNARTTMTPQQSVRSVGPFTPLNRVVHPPPACSSGGDNKDPKSLKKKRGLDYLCRIPSPPPLCPLGTMTLPLPCVSKNFNTPRRAETHRILKTPLATAPQHVHLPLQDEWVEDEELVMIDTQALHDDIGIDT
- the brca2 gene encoding breast cancer type 2 susceptibility protein isoform X2, producing MFDAFKDQIWEELGPLNPNWFEELTAKASSWDWGDTEKENPITAISCGQDGSFKTPLGKCPLDGDMFSTPKIFRQRRPQSPETLTEDALFFPDQGTSATVKMDTSPCLFGKSIDRETPSKSYRKRLHGDIFGLLDTPKHSTIFLFPQAHSAKRISESLGAQLDPDMSWTSSLNTPVMSPTIILTKSEERRPMCPVRIATEEQVMFVRKLFPSAKESGSTMLSPEQNDRPLCQHNGLDSHLPGVIDISPGFQDTLPGDSGSHWKQTLPDAIEDGEIRSTMAGVLDGAEDVLSIFFSNRSLALQRVKTKERIKRKQSGATKEHVPTSTMEHDKVSSERAGEYQHTRETSEALESRTDMKSGDLATSQWTPINVPDISDYDMDSFHHEGSSFTKHIIPQDGISETFCDFTGSQQPDRGSSKQTVQVESALSRRTLPCTSQPEGSQLTGSVVESSLEHTFPRKTRTFVYCVQNPLLSVQDKYVTQMLPASPGTAPRGENQNIKQSETIPNEAEFNNLNKIALDGKKPQVQQKSATEENIVSQAPTKDPDLDMSQLCRVFAQDFSQVVDYSQPCSKRADAIKNGFSASACLSAMRLRNRKLLNRLEWGQKPEHLNSGISDEMHIPGSQFSNSANTSRMKSTVCDSSFPPYTLSDVTQTESSNVHPSSEKSYGNQSSRGFITGNNWIISLPPEAIKKAKASLDDLIEENMTNVVTAASEVKPVLSCVTGSRLSTEVKFISPLNVAKRSKQTSVKLNGQVQVQTPQSINVSVSSHPGSGFKMASNKKIHFFSANLEKVKDLFEIEDEIPAVNIPEISLPEEGNMSCGLELVDGSHLPPLPYTHQRSVDSQGPLTASQRADVSELCSLLEAADSQLEFTQFKPAKLNFYVPDGSPPRQSEKELDPDFLTGIDFDDSFNSDVEKQSVKMATTDKNTTISHCKEICQVTTTEIKSSGASSSNSTEKPKEHVIHRRVLYFPSYSSENIAERSFGLLTKTTNENHLLDMDTNTSGMECESKSLPKLGVGFKTAGGNAMIVSEKCLSNARALFADLEEKNCAPKCAVKNTEQVETSPVQYRGEVDTNVDSNVTHFHGPEKKVDLKEPRDEYSDKIKVDFIHSHKHGDGGFHTASGKGVTISAKALQKTNAVFKDCDAMERSGCAAEKLSKTSVSETGCNNFERNNCGFSTARGKRVDVSATCLLKARTLLNDCDELEKSKPGKIPSLNAKILSRNIQQKSDCDFKKPSCKAASISAKIPFTAKTPFDGGTSHEFLGAKRKMLEPENSQTHAKDPLKNGSGFSTASGKRVSVSKRALLKAQALLSECNVDGEELSKSKKKISVDLHTIQNPTQKHSGFKTASVKEVTVSPKAHKQAKAVFNNCDSNMDSLISAEAKHGNIDVKSADGLMNNPGESYCAFITAGGKNVHVSEKGILKAKSILNENLDNCTDSNAIEEAWFSDGRFSLLTEDGTGVKKGARNKSNSSDLNGDDKSCDFSTASGKSVHMSDGALQKAKSILNECDVIENPQPENGHKVHLEKIPTKETHEISHGSTASGEGVFISEKALQHVKSVYVLGETGNVKYSVGSNPVGSRFGFSTASGDGLSVSEKALQEACDDTLDSDTDPHKRSEENRPLKVPTPHINVQRVPVKAVRLEDCEVIQTIVGMACQSSSVECQAESSLLNFESLGFSGCSVTQRRYFAQEAMDCTKALLEDEDLTDHCPGTPIQAIPMSCKGGFEMRSGIGKRSAEDLGMTDQPPLKRRLLTKFDRTVDCSRRSKLTPAKSSSDGIFKDRKVFKYNVALQPNVTRPYRANQRCVDTRLNKTEPQKTTSDPTAEDRKPVSSKTAVFVPPFRKNVKLEPQRSSGLQDKTRAPAVFVSPFRKNNRVTKEGSFKPSEDNHSPFISEMPTKTTSVPLPEYNPITDTGSDNAKESIKEHDPQNIDRTDVGNDGGHCLPVTLGGEDATAEESIAGQLAPDATGTLLDVVYDAECLQLARDMQDMRIRKKKRQTIRPLPGSLYLAKTSGVARLTLREAVGGWHPVQHTHKQLYGYGVHRHVSDISSESAEAFRFVCRHFFRREAFVEGRIQLADGGWLIPRNDGTAGKHEFHRALCDSPGVDPKLISEDWVFNHYRWVVWKRACMERAFPALMGSLCLTPEQVLLQLKYRYDLEVDNSKRSALRKIMERDDTAVKTLVLCVCGVVTKGHNPTRQSWSETKNKTPPESAAGSKAKSSLVGLIWLTDGWYAIKAQLDVPLTAMLHRGRLAIGGKVLVHGAELVGSQYACSPLEAPDSLMLKIGANGTRAARWYTRLGFYSNPSPFLLPLSSLYSNGGPVGCVDIVVLRSYPTQWMEKKSDGGFVFRAGRAEEREARRHGDSKHRAMEILFAKIQAQFEKEEDVCGKPRGRRRTLLGRDIETLLDGEELYDAVENDPVYLEGRLSEQQQEALNSYRRCVGERRQAALQERFRQALESTQEGGSCHNRDVTPIWKLSVADSRAKPGSNVYLLNIWRPSMDLQSLLKEGCRYRAYQLSTSEGKKRAGNTSIQLTATKKTQFQNLQASAGWLSERFQAREAVGFRVLLNRDLKPLCGEVDLVGYVIAITDRQGHSPVVYLVDGWLDFVKVRCCSSLVQQGLEEVVKPLALVALSNLQLRAHPSSPIHSAIPGLYAGDLVSFSTNPKEPHLQEAAAQLRTLVQGQEHFFRTAEERLCNLVQGSVQCLPPPPWTPGWKADAKPNARTTMTPQQSVRSVGPFTPLNRVVHPPPACSSGGDNKDPKSLKKKRGLDYLCRIPSPPPLCPLGTMTLPLPCVSKNFNTPRRAETHRILKTPLATAPQHVHLPLQDEWVEDEELVMIDTQALHDDIGIDT